Proteins encoded by one window of Halosolutus gelatinilyticus:
- a CDS encoding universal stress protein, producing MNRALVVVESTDSAKRLVRNAGEFAAGTGGELVLLATMNDDEYEHTLETMSTIADVEGTSYSSADVTESGRQFVRDIAGAELTDLDVEYEPLCAVVEDGQQARRIVATAAERDCDHVFITGHKRSPTGKAIFGDTAQRVILDFDGPVTVVTD from the coding sequence ATGAATCGCGCACTCGTGGTAGTCGAATCGACCGATTCCGCTAAGCGATTAGTTCGGAACGCCGGCGAGTTCGCGGCAGGGACCGGTGGCGAACTCGTCCTTCTCGCAACGATGAACGACGACGAGTACGAACACACGCTCGAGACGATGTCGACGATCGCCGACGTCGAAGGCACGTCGTACTCCTCGGCGGACGTCACGGAGAGCGGACGGCAGTTCGTCAGGGATATCGCCGGGGCCGAACTGACCGATCTGGACGTCGAGTACGAGCCGCTCTGCGCCGTCGTCGAAGACGGCCAGCAGGCGCGACGGATCGTCGCGACCGCGGCGGAACGCGACTGCGATCACGTATTCATCACGGGGCACAAACGATCGCCGACGGGGAAAGCGATCTTCGGCGATACGGCACAGCGCGTGATCCTCGACTTTGACGGCCCTGTTACCGTCGTTACGGACTGA
- a CDS encoding substrate-binding domain-containing protein: MPQGDSGRASIDLGAGVSRRDVMRRLGAASAVGATASLAGCSDLVFRDGEDDGSSARNCEDGVNYQQIDLVPPPTDLDYESGGNEREVNMVTHDAATSFFDPTMAGLHDAASQVGWSANFSGPTGGEDVEEQVTILESTVDAGPDVILTTIIDEHAYDSVLQEALDNDIVVLAYNANSLSTQQMEEQFDRALAYVGQDNYAAGYVCGLAAAERLESDDGQVTIATCCPGHSALGERAAGIKDALTEETGVETDQLDVTDDSNEGIARLEDHIASTENLLGIVGTDAYTWFIGEALKSQGVEDELLGGGFDLEEPTMEAINNGVMDYTIGQDPYSQGYVPTMLAWLYMERGIPPKDYKTGAEVIDQENIEFALKRSDWSTLLEQQG, encoded by the coding sequence ATGCCACAGGGTGATAGCGGAAGAGCCAGCATAGACCTCGGAGCGGGCGTCTCCCGACGGGACGTTATGCGGCGACTCGGGGCAGCAAGTGCGGTCGGTGCGACGGCGAGCCTGGCCGGGTGCAGCGACCTCGTGTTCCGAGACGGCGAGGACGACGGCTCGAGCGCGAGAAACTGCGAAGACGGAGTGAACTACCAGCAGATCGACCTCGTACCGCCGCCGACCGACCTCGATTACGAGAGCGGCGGGAACGAACGCGAGGTGAACATGGTGACCCACGACGCCGCAACGTCGTTTTTCGACCCGACAATGGCCGGGCTTCACGACGCCGCGAGTCAGGTCGGCTGGAGCGCGAACTTTTCCGGTCCGACCGGCGGCGAAGACGTCGAAGAGCAGGTCACGATCCTCGAGTCGACGGTCGACGCCGGACCGGACGTGATCCTCACGACGATCATCGACGAACACGCGTACGATTCGGTGCTCCAAGAGGCCCTCGATAACGACATCGTCGTGCTCGCGTATAACGCGAACTCGCTCTCGACGCAGCAGATGGAAGAGCAGTTCGACCGGGCGCTGGCGTACGTCGGACAGGACAACTACGCGGCCGGCTACGTCTGCGGGCTCGCCGCCGCCGAGCGACTCGAGAGCGACGACGGACAGGTGACGATCGCCACGTGCTGTCCGGGCCACTCGGCGCTGGGCGAACGCGCGGCGGGTATCAAGGACGCACTGACGGAGGAGACCGGCGTCGAGACCGACCAGCTCGACGTTACCGACGATTCGAACGAGGGGATCGCTCGTCTGGAGGACCACATCGCGTCGACCGAGAACCTGCTCGGCATCGTCGGGACCGACGCCTACACCTGGTTCATCGGCGAGGCGCTCAAGAGCCAGGGCGTCGAAGACGAACTGCTCGGCGGCGGCTTCGACCTCGAGGAGCCGACGATGGAGGCCATCAACAACGGCGTGATGGACTACACGATCGGGCAGGACCCGTACTCACAGGGGTACGTGCCGACGATGCTCGCCTGGCTGTACATGGAGCGGGGGATTCCGCCGAAAGACTACAAGACGGGCGCCGAAGTGATCGATCAGGAGAACATCGAGTTCGCGCTGAAACGGAGCGACTGGTCGACGCTGCTCGAGCAACAGGGCTAA
- a CDS encoding IclR family transcriptional regulator: protein MVKPSRSVQTIDRTFEILEVIHELDGAGVSEIAERVDIGKSAVHSHLTTLSNREYVDKDGDEYHIGLSFLGLGAYARNRTPIYDAAQSRADTLANQTGELVNLLVEKSGMGIYLYQAKGENAVELDTHEGKRVRMHCTALGKAILAFRLSEEVDEIIDEHGLPTLTSQTVADRERLHAELEEIRERRYAIDREERLNGLRCIAAPITDDADRSIAAISVACPVHRVDDERFYEDLPEAVLGAANVIELEYNYS, encoded by the coding sequence ATGGTAAAACCGAGCCGTTCCGTCCAAACGATCGACCGGACGTTCGAGATCCTCGAGGTGATCCACGAGCTCGACGGCGCCGGCGTCTCGGAGATCGCCGAACGAGTCGACATCGGAAAGAGCGCAGTCCACAGCCACCTGACGACGCTGTCGAACCGCGAGTACGTCGACAAGGACGGCGACGAATATCACATCGGCCTCTCGTTTCTCGGGCTGGGCGCGTACGCGCGAAACCGAACGCCGATCTACGACGCGGCGCAGTCACGGGCCGACACCCTCGCCAACCAGACGGGCGAGTTAGTGAACCTCCTCGTCGAGAAAAGCGGAATGGGCATCTACCTCTACCAGGCGAAAGGGGAGAACGCGGTCGAACTCGACACCCACGAGGGAAAGCGCGTTCGGATGCACTGTACGGCACTCGGAAAGGCGATCCTCGCGTTCCGTCTGTCCGAGGAGGTCGACGAGATCATCGACGAGCACGGGCTTCCGACACTGACCAGTCAGACCGTCGCCGATCGCGAACGGTTGCACGCAGAACTCGAGGAGATCCGCGAACGACGGTACGCGATCGATCGCGAGGAACGCCTCAATGGCCTGCGGTGTATCGCGGCGCCGATCACCGACGATGCCGACCGGAGCATCGCGGCGATCAGCGTTGCCTGTCCCGTCCACCGCGTCGACGACGAGCGGTTCTACGAGGACCTCCCCGAGGCGGTGTTGGGCGCGGCGAACGTGATCGAACTCGAGTACAACTACTCGTAG
- a CDS encoding ATP-binding cassette domain-containing protein → MSSEPIIRTKKLSKEFETVHAVKGVDFSATEGEIMAVVGDNGAGKSTLIEMLCGVLEPTDGDVFLRGERVQFDDYNDAQEAGIGTVYQDLALAESQSVAANIFLGNEPTTAGLAGRLGLVDEREMAAEASSILEQVQIPVDPHGTVRSLSGGQQQAVAIARALQFDPEILIMDEPTSALSIEGVRNVLNVVGGLRERGITIILISHNIEEVLGIADRITVLHQGELMGVLDADEADREDIVLLMMGGSEEDRVEDLTEAGAEEGSTA, encoded by the coding sequence ATGAGTTCGGAACCGATCATTCGCACGAAGAAACTGTCGAAGGAGTTCGAGACCGTACACGCGGTGAAGGGCGTCGACTTCAGCGCCACCGAGGGCGAGATCATGGCCGTCGTCGGCGACAACGGCGCGGGGAAGTCGACGCTGATCGAGATGCTCTGTGGCGTGTTGGAGCCGACCGACGGCGACGTCTTCCTCAGAGGCGAACGAGTCCAGTTCGACGACTACAACGACGCACAGGAGGCGGGGATCGGCACCGTCTACCAGGATCTCGCGCTCGCGGAGAGCCAGTCGGTGGCGGCGAACATCTTCCTCGGAAACGAGCCGACGACGGCGGGACTCGCCGGCCGGCTGGGGCTCGTCGACGAGCGCGAGATGGCCGCGGAGGCGTCGTCGATCCTCGAACAGGTGCAGATTCCGGTCGATCCGCACGGCACCGTTCGCAGCCTCTCCGGCGGACAGCAACAGGCGGTCGCGATCGCTCGTGCGTTGCAGTTCGACCCGGAAATCCTCATCATGGACGAACCGACGAGCGCGCTGTCGATCGAGGGCGTGCGGAACGTACTGAACGTCGTGGGCGGACTTCGAGAGCGGGGGATCACGATTATTCTCATCAGTCACAACATCGAGGAGGTACTCGGTATCGCGGATCGGATCACGGTGCTCCACCAGGGAGAGCTGATGGGCGTCCTCGACGCCGACGAGGCCGACCGCGAGGACATCGTCTTGCTGATGATGGGCGGGAGCGAGGAGGACCGCGTCGAAGACCTCACCGAAGCCGGAGCCGAGGAGGGGTCGACCGCATGA
- a CDS encoding ABC transporter permease — protein MSEKTATAGKSAVTRDPSAFVRRLTSRREAGVLFGFVTLYAIIAVTRPDIFFSWQDISGVTFRLFRTASIYVIVGIGMSFLIISGEFDLSVGSMFAVGGLTFALLMQNYQLTGLASVVLVLLLAAGVGLTNGVIVTKVGVPSLIATIGMLSVLRGVALAITDGSWGVPQNDAVVGLLGGKAEILGVTVAHQVVWAALLVLVFGFVLQKTRFGYHVFAVGDDQDAAEKTGIDADMVKIRNFVIVAMLAALAGMINISYYGSMFASSGQTYELLIIAAVVIGGTNLFGGEGSLSGMVLGALVIAIIPQVLVLNGMSVDIQELLTGVIIIAAVVLDIIFRGR, from the coding sequence ATGAGCGAGAAGACGGCCACGGCCGGCAAGTCGGCCGTGACTCGCGATCCGTCGGCGTTCGTTCGGCGGCTCACCTCGCGACGGGAGGCCGGCGTCCTGTTCGGGTTCGTCACGCTCTATGCGATCATCGCCGTCACGCGTCCGGACATCTTCTTCAGCTGGCAGGACATCTCCGGAGTGACCTTCCGGCTCTTCCGGACGGCGTCGATCTACGTCATCGTCGGCATCGGCATGAGCTTCCTGATCATCAGCGGCGAATTCGACCTCTCGGTCGGGTCGATGTTCGCCGTCGGCGGGCTCACGTTCGCATTGCTCATGCAGAACTACCAGCTCACGGGCCTCGCGAGCGTGGTGCTCGTCCTCCTGCTCGCGGCGGGCGTCGGCCTCACGAACGGCGTGATCGTGACGAAAGTCGGCGTCCCGTCGCTGATCGCGACGATCGGGATGTTGAGCGTGCTCCGCGGCGTCGCACTCGCGATCACCGACGGCTCGTGGGGCGTCCCGCAAAACGACGCCGTAGTCGGGCTGTTGGGCGGCAAAGCGGAGATCCTCGGCGTCACGGTCGCCCACCAGGTCGTCTGGGCGGCGCTGCTGGTGCTCGTTTTCGGGTTCGTCCTCCAGAAGACGCGCTTTGGCTACCACGTCTTCGCCGTCGGCGACGATCAGGACGCCGCCGAGAAGACCGGCATCGACGCCGACATGGTGAAGATCCGGAACTTCGTCATCGTCGCGATGCTCGCGGCGCTGGCCGGCATGATCAACATCTCCTACTACGGGTCGATGTTCGCCTCGAGCGGACAGACCTACGAGCTGTTGATCATCGCGGCCGTCGTCATCGGCGGGACGAACCTCTTCGGCGGCGAAGGCTCGCTCTCCGGGATGGTGCTCGGCGCGCTCGTCATCGCCATCATCCCGCAGGTGCTCGTCCTGAACGGGATGAGCGTGGACATTCAAGAGCTGCTAACCGGGGTGATCATCATCGCCGCGGTCGTCCTCGACATCATCTTCAGGGGACGGTAG